GCGGTTCAGCCGGCTCTTCACCGTACCCAGGTTCACGCCCGTGATCTCAGAGATCTCCTCGTACGTCTTGCCCTGCATCTCCCGGAGCACGAAGACCACGCGATGATGTTCCGGCAGCCGGGCAACGGCCTTCTCGACGATCTCCTTCAGATGGCGCTTGCGGTAGAGATCATCGGGGCGGTAGGTGTTGTCCTCCCACTCGAGGGGACGGTGGTCCGACTCCCAATTCTTGCGGATCGTCTGGAACAGCACCAGCGGGTTGCGCGACCGGTTGCGCAGCTCGTTCTTCGCCAGGTTGCCGGCGATCGTGTACACCCAGGTCGAGAACTTCTTGGACTGGTCGAAGCGGTGCAGATGCCGGTAGACGCGGATGAACGTCTCCTGCACCAGGTCCTCCGCCCGGTCCCGGTCGCCGATCGTGCGGTAAATGAAATTCAGCAGCCGCTGGTGGTAGCGCTCTACCAGCTCGCCGAAGCAGCGCGTCTCGCCGCCCAGGAACGCGGCCACCAGGCCACTGTCATCGAGCTCCCGAATGGGCCGCGCTCGAGAGCCGCTTTGGGCCTTGGCCGCGCCAATCATCACATCAACCATGGTACCCCCATTCAGGGCGGGAGGACCGCGCGGAGCGTGTGGACGCCGCGTCCGTTTGCACGGCCCCGGGCTCGCCAGGAGCGCAGGTTCCATACCACCCCCAGGGCGCGCCACCCGTCTCACCAAAAACCCCTGCCGTGCAAGGCGTCCGGCCGCCATTGCCCGATCTTTCCGCCACCCGTCCGCCTCCCCGCTCGTCCTCGCCGGAGGACAGGGGCGGGATGCAAAGTGTACAGTTTTTAGCGCAG
The Gemmatimonadota bacterium DNA segment above includes these coding regions:
- a CDS encoding sigma-70 family RNA polymerase sigma factor; translated protein: MVDVMIGAAKAQSGSRARPIRELDDSGLVAAFLGGETRCFGELVERYHQRLLNFIYRTIGDRDRAEDLVQETFIRVYRHLHRFDQSKKFSTWVYTIAGNLAKNELRNRSRNPLVLFQTIRKNWESDHRPLEWEDNTYRPDDLYRKRHLKEIVEKAVARLPEHHRVVFVLREMQGKTYEEISEITGVNLGTVKSRLNRARNNFAQIIAPMLG